In Anopheles arabiensis isolate DONGOLA chromosome 2, AaraD3, whole genome shotgun sequence, the genomic window CTCACCCTCACGCAACACAACCAGACCAGTTCTATAATCCAATGCCGGCCGGCAGCTACCTCATCTCGGGCGCAGTAGTTGTGAAATTAGTTTCCATTCCTTTTTCACCCGGCTTTTCTTGACAATCGCTTCCTACTGACTACTGGGACTCGGGAGCATGTGTGTTGGAGGCGGATTGCATTCGAAACATGTTTGCAAATCTGATGTCGTCTTTGGGCGTACAGATTTTCTTTGCGTTCTTTTCACATTCGATGCTACCCACCATCACACCTTTTGCTTCCTCTTTCCCCTGCGTCTTtcaaggtggtggtggtatgatGTTGCAGatattttttgctatttttttttcctgaacGCATCCCCCACAGACgcatacatacaaacacacacagaaacgctCTGTGAATGGAATTTATGCGTTGACGGTCCCCCGGGGGAAACTAGTTCTCCAGgcgaaataaacaataaaaaccagtaaaagcagaagaaacaagaaaaatccCGAATCTACACatctcacactcacacacaccactaGACTTTACGTACAAAGGGGCACAACACAAGGAAACGGGGAAGGAGTCTGTGGAAGttggtgctatttttagatcatctgttttcttcccttttccttGTGTCGCTTCTTCCTTCGGTCAATTGCTTTCCGGATTATATATTGTACACccctctcctcctcctcctctacCACCtcctaccacacacacacacactcaatctTTACTGATGCATTTGCTTTCCCGTTGGTTGCCTTGGCAGTGGCGAAGGAGGCAACGATGCGAAGAGATGAACAATTTAAAAAGGTAGTAGGTAGTGGTGCGCACAAGAAGCAAGCGCATATGCTAGGTGGAGAGGTCAAGAGCTTTTCTTGCGTTTTCTTTGACGAGTGTGTCCCTTTAAAACCTAGCTAATACACATCTAAGGCAATGAAGCACCAGCACGAATGAAGAGCATAAACTGCGCCATTCCAGTCCAGATGTTTGATCATGTGGTAGAAAATTTATAGAGGtataaggaaaaaaaatctgaccTTAACCCTCTCTTCTTACGTGTTTGGGTTATGAGGAACAGTAGTTTTTCTGACTATGAACTAAAGTACAAGATTCCAAAAGAAACTACCGAGCAACAATGATTTACTATTCGAAACCTGAGCTGAGGGAGGACTTACGAAAACTACGCCATTTTATCTTTATGGTCCGGTCGAGCACACCACACTCTGGCATCGCAGAAGCGGCGCAAGGACATCGTTCAATAGTTTAGCACacttttttcatcgtttttcctAACTAGACTTGAACAAAGAAATTACAGGAACCGAAATAATTCGTTCAAATCAGTGCAAAACGGTTCTTCTCCACACAAAAGTTTTTCATGGAGGTGAAGGGCTTTATCCATCATAGTTCCGGTTACTGCACTCTTCACTTTTCCaactaacacacatacacacgcgcggacACAGTCTCTCGCCTCTCGGCACACAGCAGAGTTCGTCGACTAGACAAGTCTCGCATTCGCAATTTCTTCTCACGTACACTAGTGCAAAATGAAGTCTCCCGAGTGGCCCGCGGGATGCATCTCGCACACTAACGGACAGCTGCTGCAGAGGAAAAGGGCACAGAATACTATTCAAATGGGGAAAAGCGAACCCTccaacagccacacacacaactcgTCACCCAAATCTCTTCTTTTTCGTCCTCACCTTACCCCTCTGTGTTTGCACACGCAGCCAAGTCTTCTTTTAACGGTTTCGGGGGATAAAAAATGAATGCAGAAAAAAGAACTGCCCCTGCACCATCATCGCGAAGAAGAAACACCATGGCAACACGGTGCTAATGCGGAAGAAAATTTCAAtcttgaaataaaaatggtgGCCATGACGGGGAAATGCAGGGGTTTCTTTCACACAATTCGCGTGCTAATTAAGCCATTAGAATGTAGCTTTAATTCCAGTCCTTAGAAATGCACAGATTGCTTCCATTTTTGCATCGTCCCACAGAGATGCTCCCTCTCACTAACACTCTCGCTCTATCGGATACGGGGCGCGATGCTGTTTCAACGCAGGATCAAACTCTCATCGACGACCATCATCTCCGCGCCGAACCCGCGAGACGAACCGGTAAGAGCGAAACgttaattcaaatttttaCCCGTCATCGGCGTAAAAGCCACCACTACACACCACCACACTCTTCGGGTGAAGTGTGCCGGAAGTTGAATTAGTTTATAGTTTACGGAATATAACCCCATTGCAAGGGTAATCTAAATCAAATCAACCGGTTTTTATGAGTAATTTTTCTTAACTAAGTGTTCACACGTAATCTCTTCTtgcactctctctccctctctctctctatccatCGGTTCGAAACGTTGTATTAGTAACGGTTAGACACTCTCTTGCAACTTCGCCGGGGATATTTCGCTGAGAATGTATGTGTAAGCGAACCTCCAACATCGATCGATGGCACGGAGTGGTGGCAGGCAGAAAAAAGAGCATGCTaacggaaaatggaaaaaagatcATTTTTTCTCCATTGTCCAGCCAATATGCGCTGGAGAATGGCAAACTGTATAATGCACCTAACCTAAAAATCGTATTGGAAATCCGTCATAAATGGACTGAAATTTCTGCCACCCCCTCTTCTGGTCTTCCGGTGTGGTCCTCTTCACcggcagaagaaaaattacCGGTAACGGTCTGGCGGAAGGGTGGAGAGGGTCTCTGGAGCTAGATTTTTGGTATGAAGAAAATTATCGCCTACACTACACAGCGACCAGCGCGCAACCAACCTACCTTTACGAACGAAATCGACGTGGTAGTTCCCTCGATGTCGCAAATAATGGATTTCGCCGAAAGAACGTTCGCCCCGAGTGCTACAACGGCTGCCATCTTTTCCGTTAACTTCAATCAGACCGGACAGacacgggcacacacacacagactgacacacacacacccgaaagCACACAGAAATTCACAGTACCGGACTACTTTCCGCAGCTGCCGCAAGCCTGCTAGAGACAAAGGTGGAGACGGTTCGAGCTTGTTCCCGGAAGAACGGGAGATTGGAGGCGCACGATCTCACACGAGAGGAAAACTGGGCTTCCGCTCGTGGCTAATCTGAGGCAGCTTCAAATTCCGTGCGGTGGAGGACAGGAATGGAGCGATCAAGATTTGATTCGGAATCAGAACCTcgacacacacatttacacatacactcgcacacacacacacacacgcgcacggtCAGCAAAGGTGCACTCGGTtgagatggcaaaaaactcccGGACTGGAACTAGCTCTGTCTCCACACTTGGCGGCGGCTACAAAATTAATGAGAAAAAAGGTTGCTTTCACGGGCGCACCGAACCTAACCGGGCGGTAGGCTCGGGTTGCATCGTTACGGGCAGGATGACAACTGTGCCATATTTTGACAACTGTAGTATCAGGGGGGAAATGTCAATCCAATGTTTTGGTTGCTGTTTTGGACCGCCATTTACCATTTCGATATGCTTCTGGGATATTTTTGTAGCTCATGCTCAAAAGAAAAtctgttttcttctttaagTTGATGAAAACATTTGATGATTTCCGCATACCAGTACAAAATGAAGCCACATACAAGAATGTATAATTCAATAGCTCAACGGATTTTAGTTAGTAAGCCGTTTAGCTCCGACTCAATAGTTTACCATTAGTTCAATTACAAATCATGCATTAGTATGGATACTCCAGTTTTCGAGAAAGCCATAAAAACGACGGAAAAAACGGGCCAACCAATCTGCACAAATTTAATAGTACAGCACTCCAACGAAGGCATGTAATCAAAGTTCAACCAGTAAGGTCCAGCTTTATTTAAGATTCAACTATTCACTCCATACAAGCAGTAATAAGTACGATTTTTAAGCAATTCACTTCAAAATCGTTTTGAGAAAAGTATCACAATGACTCCAGTTAGTCGAGGCTAAAATATAGAGAAAgcaacccaagcgccacagattaagcttaaacgactggaaaattgaatatccatagaaaaaactgaaagctccacagcttcattggtttgatcaataaatggcgtattacaactcatcattatattgctatccttttcttgcaatgtgtttcgacaagtttcctcttatcatgacctatatagccttctaactatCTGaacaaaaatctatatgaatggtcgtgtgttcagatacgtgggtatcaacaccaacgaccattactcaaatctcacttgcttcagtgctggtggtttccattggagtttagtatttaaacaatcgtatcgccgttctagttttagcgatgcataacttcaatgcgaaaccatacaccagtacagagggaatgagaaagctctcctccaagcgatgaagctcaactggttggggtatcccatcaacagagagcgccaccagctttttcgctatttttagaatgcatgagtcgtttgccgtctgctaaacgaagtctttctatattccgtttagatagagaacttgagtcgtttagaagccgtttagtggtcgtttagtggatttgtggcacttgggaagcCTCTGAATATGCGTAATCGGACGCACGTCTGAGATAAACAAGGAGGATAAATTATTTCTCGCTATATAAAAAGCAGAAGAGAATTGTATCGTACTTTGATACCACTTATAGCCCACAGGCGATAGGAGGTGAAAAGAAACAGGTAGAAGATTATCAAATTGCATTCTTTGTCGCACTAAAGTTGACTgctgaaattaaaatttgaaagtTTGTTGTTCATATTCCATGAGCTTTACCTCATCAGCACTGCAAACAGCACAGCAAGCATATGAGCCTACCTCGCCCGGTACAGTTCAAACTTCTCGAATATTGTTCCGTCTGACAGGCTGAAGCGTTTCCGAAGCGTTTGTGATGCTGTCAACGCGTTCGCCACCGTGTAATCGCGCCGTATGTTTCGTTGCGTGCATTTCTTCGAttggtatatttttttttatctcaaaCTAAAATTGTACGGGAACGTAGGCAAAAGTGCTATCCACAAGCAATTCGGTTCCGAGGACAACTCTTTCGCGCCGCTACAGTGGGCTGCCCGTCGAAAGGCTCGCGGATTCCGGGGACAATTGGCGTGTACCACGGCACTCTCCGTGGCGAAacacgaagcagcagcagtagcagcagccccAGGGTTTTCTACAGAAATTTTCGTCCCGCATCGTCTTCCTCCCGCTCGCAGCCGCTGTCACTCGTCCAGCCCACCCGCAACAGTTCCAGCGGGTTGTGAAAAGATTGGATAAGCGCAACGAAGACCACGTCTGAGGAAGCTGCATTGGGTCAGCCCACACGCGGGCCATAATCATACTGCAGCACGTCTGCCCCGCCGCTACCCTTCCCTGTTCGCCTCGCCTGACCATCATGTGCCTCGTGACTAATGCCTGTGTGCAGTGAAAAGGGTCACCGTGGAAGGAAGTGATCGGACTGGCCCAAGTTTCCACCAATCGAACGAGGGGCAAGACATTTGCATTCTGCACCACCTGCGATACCTGCAGGTGCAGTTGTGGCGGAAAGTAAGCAAACCGTAACCGAGACCTCTCGTAGACCAGGGGCCATTCTAAAACGGGCCTTCAGTATTGATTCAAATATGGACTGTAGTGCGCATTCGGGCGTGTgttcaatgtttttgttttgattatcgGCCGTCGGTCGGATGCGGCACGGTCGAGGATCCGTAATGCAGTAGCCACCGTGCTTCCCGTTTGTGGGGGTTGTTCCTGCCGGGGGGAAAACCCACATCGCCACAGAGTgcgggtgggtgtgtgtgtgcgtatgtgatTGTTGACCCATTTCGTGTGTCCAGTGAGAGTGATTAGTCGGTGTGGCGTGGTGGGACATTGGCAACGTGCAACGCAAGCAAGATAACTCCGCAAGACAGTCTGCGACTCCCGTCCCGGGTCGTTGGATCGTCCCCGTCTGGGCCATAATCTGGGGTAAGCTATGAATTCGCACCGCCCGCTACCGCACGGTCATGGTTCGCCAGTGCATCATGCTGCACCCATGGTCGAGGgtagcggcggtggtggtggtggtgtcggtATGGTAGCAAACCCCCGGTTCGAGGCCGACAAGCAAGCTTGGGAGGATGCGATCCGGGGGTACAACGGGACCGATCCGCTCGATCTGTGGTTCAACTACATCACCTGGTACGAGCAGAACCGGTCGTTCGACCGTCTGAACAATCTGCGATCGATCGTAGAAAAATGTCTGCTGCTGTATCAGGACGCGGAGGGCTACAAGCAGGACACGCGTATGGTAAAAATATGGATGAAATACGTAAGTAATGAGAGCATGGGGGTTTGGACAACGGGATGGACCATAATTAACCATTCATTCGCCGTTCCCTTGTAGATCGATATGCAGCAATCGCCCGCCAGCTACTACCAAATGATGTACAAGAAGAACATTGGCACGCAGTGCGCCAGCTTCTACATTGGATGGGCCGAGCGCGATTACAAGCAGGCCGTGTCGATCTTCAATCTCGGCCTGCAGATGAAGGCCCAGCCAATCGAGGAACTGCACGAAGCGCAACGAAACTATCGGCTGTACAGTGAAACGCTAGCAAAAAAGCGGTCCGCCAGCGCAATGGTCGAGCAGCGGCTGCCGGCACCACCGTCGCAGAGTCCACCACACAAACGGCTCAAGCAGGAGCCGAGCTATCATCCCGGGCAGGCGGCACATCCATCTCATCCGCACGCCGTGAACGGAAGCGTGATTGCTGAAGCACCGAACGGAACAGCGTACGCTAACCAtgcgccgcagcagcagcagcacggctattaccaccagcagcagagcagACCGGTCCCGACGGGAAGCTATTACATGCCGGAAAAACCACCGAACGGTACATACTACGCTAGTAATAGTCAGCAGGAACCGTATCAGCAAGCGAACTCGTTTACGGCCAGCGAGGTGAACGTCACTCCAGTACCTGCTGCTACGGCTTCGCACCCGCCACAGCAACCTGTGCAGCATCAGGCTTCCAGCGAAGAGCAGTACCGCAGTTCGCCCGCAAACGCAGCCGGCCAGCAGGGACAGGAACTAGCCACGGTGCCGCCAACCACTACCGACCAGCGAACGGAGGCGCCCGACTACAGATCTCCGGATGAAAGCATCATCGAATGTAATCTCAACAATTCGGCGTACGTGATTTCCTCCTCGCTGAGCTACGTCTACGACGATCCCGATCTCGTACAGCAGTACACGCTGGGCCCGGAAGAGGTCGTCCGTCCGGCCGGGGAAGCAGTGGAAGGACCGGCCGCGGTAGCACCGCAGCCCGAACCGCCACATGCATCGCCCGTCGCGAGCGACGCCATCCGCCTGCCGCCGAACTTTGTGCGCGAAGCGAAAAACAACCACGAAACGTGGGACGTTCCGCTGTGCCTGGAGGAGCCGTACGATCCGAACCGGCGGTGCTGCTACCCGAAGCATCTCGTCTATCCGGACCTGCACGCGGAACGGCCGACGATGGAGTTTTCGCTCGAAGAGATCCGCGCCCAGCGATGGTTTGAGCGCAAAcggaaggagcagcagcagaaggaagCGGAAGCAGAAGCGCAAAGGCAGGCGAAGATTGCCCAGcaggagaaggaaaaacagaTGCGACAAATGCAGCAACTGAAatatcagcaacagcagcaacagcagcaacagcaacaacagcaacaacaacaacagcaacaacagcagcaacaacaacaacagagaatGTATCCCACACAGGAATACCCAAATGCTGCTGGACACATGCCCGCGGGGCAAACGATACAGACACCGCCTACTGGCTACCATTCCCAGCAGATGCGGCAGGGTTCGATACAGCATACGAGCAACTTttatcatcagcagcagcaacaaccgcaCAGCCCTTACCATGGTTACAGCAATGGCTACTCGGCACCAAACACGCTGGTGCAACATCAAGCCTATCACCAACCGAATGTGACGCCATCGGTGATAcagaaccatcatcatcagcagcaccatcagcagcaccatcagcagcaacagcagcaaccgcatcATACTGTGCATGCTGGTGCTCACCATCAGCACCACTCGCCAGTGCCAACGACCCACGTGCATTCTCCTACTGCAGCCCCAGTAACACCGTACGGGCCGCAGCATCATGGGCCACACCAGTACGCGCCGGTCAATCATGCCCATCACCATTCGCCCCAACCTTATCATCAGCACACGCAGCAAGTGTATGTCCCTTACGAGGGACACGCTCATCCGAGCTATCCCGCAGGACAGCAaccgcaccagcagcagcagcagcagccgcaggaGCTTCCTTCCCAACGGACGTATCAAAACATGACGACCGTTGTGTCACCGTACGGGCACAACAGTCCGGCCCAGCATCTGTCCACGCCGGAGGCGCATGCATCCCGCCCGAACGCACACTACGCGATGGCCCCCCAAACGCCGCCAAACCATGCAATGTATCCGAGCTCGCCTGGTCAGCAACATCCGCACCCgaatcaccaccatcatcataatcatcatccgcagcagcagccacagcagcaacaggtgcAGCATCAGCATTCACAGCTGGCAATGGGTGGGCCGCTGCACCCACAAGCAGCTGCTGGTCGGGTTGCGCAAACACATCATCAGCCAGCTCCGCACCAGTACCATCATCAGTACCAGCACTACAATCATGCCAACGAGCAAGCGCAAACGAAGGCGCAGACTCTGCCAGTGGCAGGCTATGCGCAGCAGCAGGGTTATGCGCAGGATCCGGCCAAGATGCAATCAGTGCAGCACAATAGCTACGGACACGGTTCTGCCGTGCCGGAAGCACGGGACGCGCAACCTACGGTGAATGGTAACCCGAACGCGGCGTATGTGAATGCGCAAGGGCATGCACAGGTACAATACCatcggcaacagcagcagcagcaacaacagccgcAACAATACCAGCcacatcagcatcagcagcagcagcagcaacaacaacagcagccgccAATGCAGCATAACATAAACAACAATCATGGAAAGTACAACGCAAACTGTGATGATTTCGAGGAACAGATTGAAGCCTCCACCATACGCTTCTCGACCCCGGCGGAGAATGGAACCAGTCGAAAGCAGACGATAACGATCAAGTTTAAGAAGGAGAAAACGGGCCTCTCGACGTCCGTGTCCGGTGCTACGAACCCCTACTCACCGGTGGTGCCAGCTGGCGGATCGGGAGCAGATTCCCCTTCGCCACCGGGGGCCGGTGAACCATCGGCCATCAATGCGGCAAACACCCACTCCCAGCCACCGTCCGTCCCGAGGGAACAGGTCGAaccagctccagcagcaccGGCCGATGAAAGGgcgaaaaagcacaaaaagcaCACCAAAACACAGCTACAGGAAGCGGGTGGGGCGGCAATCGGGGAATCGGTCAGCGCTAAAGCGAAATCATCGTCCAAAGGAAAACACTCGAAAAAGAAGGCATCCATGGTGGAACCGGAAGATCGGGGCCGGGCTGCAGCAGCGACCGCGAACCACATGGACGATGCGAATCTACTGCTGGCGCTATCGTCCCGCCCGGACGAAGACTCCTGCCTGTCGGTGCAATCGCAAACCGATGCGTCGTCCGTTGGgtcgaaaaagaagaaaaaatccaaaCGCTCCAAATCGAGCAGTAAGGAAAAGCGGCGAAAGCATCATCGGTACGATCCCGACGACGCGTACCAGGCGGAGGAGGATGAAGAGGACGGGGAGGATGAGGaagagcaggagcaggagggACAGCGTGTACAGCGGGCACCGGACGATGCCTATTCCGAGGCAACGGTGGGAGATTATGCTGCTGATGAGGATgaagatgacgacgacgacgacgacgacggggtGCAGGACGAGTACTACGAGGTGGAAGAGGAAGACGAGCCGGAGAACGGggtagaggaagaggaggaagaggagtaCTACGGTGAGGAGGAAACGAGCATGGAAACGACGCgccggcgaacgaacggaagCAGCAGACGCTCGGAGGGAAAGCGCATCATTCGGCCGGACGAGGACGATTCGTCGTACCAGTCGAATTCGGAGTTTAACACGTCGTTCAGCAACATCTCGTTCGCCGGCGATAACAGCAACGGTCCGTTCCACTACGGTGGCGGCGGTAGCAACTGTTCCACCCCGGTCCGGCGCACACAAACCtccgttggtggtggtggaggcggTGCCGGCGGCGGCGTTGGCACTGGTGGTGGAGCTTTCTCGAAAACGTCCACCCCGGTCGCCTCGTTCCGGTTTCTGCGCAAGCAGGGCACGAACCTGTCCAACATCGGCCAGAACGAGGACTCGATGAACTCGACCGTGGTGGAGAGCAGCTTCTTTCAGGCGGGCGAACACGACGAGGAAGCGCGTAGGCGCCGGCTCGAGAAAGCGCTCGCCACGATCGAAACCCAGCTCGGCCGGCCGTTTGTCGACCCGTTCAATGGGGAGCTGTGCCGGGCGTTTCTGGCCAAGGTGGACTTTCCGTCGCGCAATCGGGACGCGGCGGCCGACAACTATCACCTCTCGAGCGCGAACTTGCCGAAGCTGCTCAAGGGCCAAACGGCGAACCTGGGCGGGACGGCGTACAGCATCGAGAAGGAGGTCGGGCGCGGCTCGTACGGCTCGGTGTTTCGTGCAGTGAACTCGCAGTCCGGCGCGGTGGTCGCGATCAAGTACCAGAAGCCGGCCAACACGTGGGAGCTGTACATCTGCACGGAGGTGAAAAAACGACTGACTAATCTTAAGATGGTAAGCGCGATGATGCTGTGACCGCTGGCCGGTAGAAGGTGTTTCCGCTCTCTTTATgcccttgtttttgttttagctgCCCGGTTTCATGGATATCAGTGCGGCGGTCATTGCACCGAATGCGAGTGTGCTTGTGTCGGAGTTTTCACAGTACGGTTCCCTGCTAGACATCAACAATAAGATTCGAACGGCGGCCACAAGAAAGGTATCACATCATACATCCATCCCCGGGTACATCGATTTAAGCCCCATTTTTTACGCTTCCCTTGTCAACCAGGTGATGCATGAATCTCTCGTAATGCACTTCAGCTGCCAGATACTGTCGATCGTGGAGTATCTGCATGCGTGCAACATTATCCATGCGGACATCAAGCCGGACAACTTCCTGCTGATGAAAATGTATGTTGTGTCCCGTTTTAGTAGAGCGTGTAAAAGTAATTCCGACCATTCTTCCATGCTTA contains:
- the LOC120898801 gene encoding uncharacterized protein LOC120898801; translated protein: MNSHRPLPHGHGSPVHHAAPMVEGSGGGGGGVGMVANPRFEADKQAWEDAIRGYNGTDPLDLWFNYITWYEQNRSFDRLNNLRSIVEKCLLLYQDAEGYKQDTRMVKIWMKYIDMQQSPASYYQMMYKKNIGTQCASFYIGWAERDYKQAVSIFNLGLQMKAQPIEELHEAQRNYRLYSETLAKKRSASAMVEQRLPAPPSQSPPHKRLKQEPSYHPGQAAHPSHPHAVNGSVIAEAPNGTAYANHAPQQQQHGYYHQQQSRPVPTGSYYMPEKPPNGTYYASNSQQEPYQQANSFTASEVNVTPVPAATASHPPQQPVQHQASSEEQYRSSPANAAGQQGQELATVPPTTTDQRTEAPDYRSPDESIIECNLNNSAYVISSSLSYVYDDPDLVQQYTLGPEEVVRPAGEAVEGPAAVAPQPEPPHASPVASDAIRLPPNFVREAKNNHETWDVPLCLEEPYDPNRRCCYPKHLVYPDLHAERPTMEFSLEEIRAQRWFERKRKEQQQKEAEAEAQRQAKIAQQEKEKQMRQMQQLKYQQQQQQQQQQQQQQQQQQQQQQQQQQRMYPTQEYPNAAGHMPAGQTIQTPPTGYHSQQMRQGSIQHTSNFYHQQQQQPHSPYHGYSNGYSAPNTLVQHQAYHQPNVTPSVIQNHHHQQHHQQHHQQQQQQPHHTVHAGAHHQHHSPVPTTHVHSPTAAPVTPYGPQHHGPHQYAPVNHAHHHSPQPYHQHTQQVYVPYEGHAHPSYPAGQQPHQQQQQQPQELPSQRTYQNMTTVVSPYGHNSPAQHLSTPEAHASRPNAHYAMAPQTPPNHAMYPSSPGQQHPHPNHHHHHNHHPQQQPQQQQVQHQHSQLAMGGPLHPQAAAGRVAQTHHQPAPHQYHHQYQHYNHANEQAQTKAQTLPVAGYAQQQGYAQDPAKMQSVQHNSYGHGSAVPEARDAQPTVNGNPNAAYVNAQGHAQVQYHRQQQQQQQQPQQYQPHQHQQQQQQQQQQPPMQHNINNNHGKYNANCDDFEEQIEASTIRFSTPAENGTSRKQTITIKFKKEKTGLSTSVSGATNPYSPVVPAGGSGADSPSPPGAGEPSAINAANTHSQPPSVPREQVEPAPAAPADERAKKHKKHTKTQLQEAGGAAIGESVSAKAKSSSKGKHSKKKASMVEPEDRGRAAAATANHMDDANLLLALSSRPDEDSCLSVQSQTDASSVGSKKKKKSKRSKSSSKEKRRKHHRYDPDDAYQAEEDEEDGEDEEEQEQEGQRVQRAPDDAYSEATVGDYAADEDEDDDDDDDDGVQDEYYEVEEEDEPENGVEEEEEEEYYGEEETSMETTRRRTNGSSRRSEGKRIIRPDEDDSSYQSNSEFNTSFSNISFAGDNSNGPFHYGGGGSNCSTPVRRTQTSVGGGGGGAGGGVGTGGGAFSKTSTPVASFRFLRKQGTNLSNIGQNEDSMNSTVVESSFFQAGEHDEEARRRRLEKALATIETQLGRPFVDPFNGELCRAFLAKVDFPSRNRDAAADNYHLSSANLPKLLKGQTANLGGTAYSIEKEVGRGSYGSVFRAVNSQSGAVVAIKYQKPANTWELYICTEVKKRLTNLKMLPGFMDISAAVIAPNASVLVSEFSQYGSLLDINNKIRTAATRKVMHESLVMHFSCQILSIVEYLHACNIIHADIKPDNFLLMKIPSRDLEEPTLRLIDFGCAIDMNFFEPKRQFKKVIQTDGFTCIEMQEGRPWSFQTDLFCVAGTIHVMLFGEYMQLVKKYDCGWDIKQKLPRYLKKHVWTEVFQKLLNIKDIDHMPSLPDLRRLINEEAYKMDSELATHIRSLSNLLKSR